From a single Gammaproteobacteria bacterium genomic region:
- a CDS encoding universal stress protein, which translates to MASEDRLPQVGFSKILYVTDLSRSGRKAFPYAASIARRYDAEVTVFHVIEAHSFEKYPIGYISELPPRNVPLEPDAARREATS; encoded by the coding sequence ATGGCGAGCGAAGATCGACTACCCCAGGTGGGCTTCAGCAAGATTCTCTACGTCACCGACCTTTCGCGCAGTGGGCGCAAGGCCTTCCCTTACGCTGCGAGCATCGCCAGACGTTATGACGCGGAGGTCACGGTATTCCACGTGATCGAGGCCCATTCGTTTGAGAAATACCCGATCGGATACATCAGCGAACTGCCTCCCCGGAACGTCCCGCTCGAGCCGGATGCCGCGCGGAGGGAAGCTACCTCTTGA
- a CDS encoding TAXI family TRAP transporter solute-binding subunit — MNLTHRFLLFVSSTLLAFSLAAPSSSLAAKRVVFGGGPAGGTFQVVANSIQTYGPVKASKDYRVRAQSSAGSVENLRKVDKGKMQFGVVYSGHVYLGRAGRLKNDTNKYENVLAVAYLYGAPAQLVVRQGSGIKSTQDLKGKKVGVGNAGSGAFANCELFFTHMGVWDEIERNAVGYNDAAAAFGNNQLDAFWLFTAFPSGAVIMAAQTNDIELVDLGKDAEESGFYQKYPYFSKLTIPAGTYKGVDQNTPSFQDSTLWVANAKVPDEVVYDLLSKIYTDEGLAYMRNQKKTFKEMAIETGVNGIVTPLHPGAEKFWKEKGVL; from the coding sequence ATGAATCTGACGCATAGGTTTCTGCTATTCGTCAGCAGCACTTTGCTGGCCTTTTCTTTGGCCGCCCCCTCAAGTTCCCTTGCCGCAAAACGTGTGGTATTCGGCGGCGGGCCGGCCGGTGGCACGTTCCAAGTCGTTGCCAATTCCATCCAGACCTACGGTCCCGTCAAGGCTTCCAAGGATTACCGGGTCAGGGCGCAATCGTCCGCCGGCTCCGTGGAGAACCTGCGCAAGGTCGACAAGGGCAAGATGCAGTTCGGTGTCGTCTACTCCGGACACGTCTATCTCGGACGTGCAGGCAGGCTGAAAAACGACACCAACAAGTACGAAAACGTGCTGGCGGTGGCGTATCTCTATGGCGCGCCGGCGCAACTGGTCGTACGCCAGGGCTCCGGTATCAAGAGTACCCAGGACCTGAAGGGCAAGAAGGTTGGCGTCGGCAACGCCGGCTCCGGCGCCTTTGCCAACTGCGAGCTGTTCTTCACCCACATGGGAGTCTGGGACGAGATCGAGCGTAACGCCGTGGGCTACAACGACGCGGCGGCAGCCTTCGGAAACAATCAGTTGGACGCCTTCTGGCTCTTTACCGCCTTCCCCAGCGGCGCAGTGATTATGGCCGCCCAGACCAACGACATTGAGCTGGTCGATCTTGGAAAAGACGCGGAGGAAAGCGGTTTCTACCAGAAGTACCCCTACTTCAGCAAGCTGACGATCCCAGCCGGCACCTACAAGGGTGTCGACCAGAACACGCCGTCGTTCCAGGATTCGACCCTCTGGGTCGCCAACGCCAAGGTGCCCGACGAGGTAGTCTACGACCTGCTCTCCAAGATCTACACGGACGAGGGTCTCGCCTATATGAGGAACCAGAAGAAGACCTTCAAGGAGATGGCCATCGAAACGGGTGTCAACGGTATCGTTACGCCGCTGCACCCGGGGGCGGAGAAGTTCTGGAAGGAGAAGGGGGTGCTCTGA
- a CDS encoding TRAP transporter fused permease subunit has protein sequence MFDRLSWIEQRLFDLLALGLVLFYSYSAVLKPAATQYHRGVYVLITYVLAFLLYKSKTLSGRIIDYVLIVASIVTIGYWMANFEAINYRSGAETELDKWIAMVGVLLGVELARRVVGTVFVVIGAIMLLYGVYGDYAPELISHAGDTFPDLCTSIFYKSDGVFGIMANVLATYIVLFVIFGAFLEKSGAQRFFIDFPLAAVGHKIGGPAKVSVIASGLFGSISGSAIANTVSTGAFTIPMMKKAGFKPHVAGGIEPAASIGGMFLPPIMGAGGFIMAELTGVPYSQIMLVAIFPALMYFFSVFVMVHYYAKLHGIVGEKSGDSAIDILKREWFYILPLVVITVLMMTGYSPGYSAIFGILTCILVSWFRKDTRIGPKRFLEASRAGAESSLKIGGTVGVIGIIIAVLTYSGLMLTFADIVIELADGKLWLTILLIALASLILGMGVPVTASYLITAVVAVPALTELGVNPIAAHMIVYWLSQDSNVTPPVCIAAFAGATIAGANMWETAMMAFMFAKFLYLGPFVFGYVPAFSLDGSPRDIVIAFVLITIGTWLYSWLLSGIWLTYFKKA, from the coding sequence ATGTTCGACCGATTGAGCTGGATAGAACAACGACTATTCGATCTCCTGGCGCTCGGCCTGGTCCTCTTCTACTCCTACTCCGCGGTACTGAAACCGGCCGCCACCCAGTACCATCGCGGCGTCTACGTCCTGATCACCTACGTCCTGGCCTTCCTGCTGTACAAATCGAAGACCCTGTCCGGCAGGATCATCGACTACGTCCTGATCGTCGCCTCCATCGTGACTATCGGATACTGGATGGCGAACTTCGAGGCGATCAACTACCGATCCGGCGCCGAGACCGAGCTCGACAAGTGGATCGCGATGGTCGGCGTCCTGCTGGGCGTCGAGCTGGCCCGCCGGGTCGTCGGTACCGTGTTTGTCGTCATCGGAGCCATCATGCTCCTCTACGGCGTCTACGGGGACTACGCCCCGGAACTCATCTCCCACGCGGGCGACACCTTCCCAGACCTCTGCACCAGCATCTTTTACAAGAGTGACGGCGTGTTCGGCATCATGGCCAATGTGCTGGCCACCTATATCGTCCTGTTCGTGATCTTCGGCGCCTTCCTGGAAAAGAGCGGCGCGCAACGCTTTTTCATCGACTTTCCCCTGGCGGCCGTCGGGCACAAGATCGGCGGGCCGGCAAAGGTATCCGTCATCGCCAGCGGCCTGTTCGGATCGATCTCCGGAAGCGCCATCGCCAATACCGTGTCCACCGGTGCGTTCACCATCCCTATGATGAAGAAGGCGGGTTTCAAGCCCCACGTGGCAGGCGGTATCGAGCCGGCCGCCTCCATCGGTGGCATGTTCCTGCCCCCGATCATGGGGGCGGGCGGCTTTATCATGGCGGAGCTCACGGGCGTGCCGTACTCCCAGATCATGCTGGTGGCCATCTTCCCGGCGCTGATGTACTTCTTCAGTGTCTTCGTCATGGTCCACTACTACGCGAAGCTACACGGCATCGTCGGTGAGAAGTCAGGCGATAGCGCAATCGATATCCTCAAACGCGAGTGGTTCTACATCCTGCCGCTCGTGGTCATCACGGTCCTGATGATGACGGGTTATTCGCCGGGCTATTCGGCCATCTTCGGCATCCTCACCTGCATTCTTGTGAGCTGGTTTCGAAAGGACACGCGGATCGGACCCAAGCGTTTTCTTGAGGCGTCGCGCGCCGGCGCCGAGAGCAGCCTGAAGATCGGCGGTACGGTCGGCGTCATCGGCATCATCATCGCCGTGCTCACGTACAGCGGCCTGATGCTGACCTTTGCCGACATCGTCATCGAGCTGGCCGACGGGAAACTCTGGCTGACAATTCTTCTCATCGCCCTGGCCTCCCTGATCCTGGGCATGGGTGTGCCGGTAACCGCCTCCTACCTGATCACAGCCGTCGTCGCAGTGCCGGCCCTGACTGAACTGGGCGTCAATCCGATTGCCGCACACATGATCGTCTACTGGTTGTCTCAGGACTCGAACGTCACACCGCCGGTCTGTATCGCCGCTTTCGCGGGCGCCACGATCGCCGGTGCGAACATGTGGGAAACTGCGATGATGGCGTTCATGTTCGCCAAATTCCTGTATCTCGGGCCATTCGTCTTCGGCTACGTTCCCGCCTTCTCTCTTGACGGCAGCCCGAGGGATATCGTCATCGCTTTCGTGTTGATCACCATCGGCACCTGGCTCTACTCCTGGCTCCTGAGCGGCATCTGGCTCACCTATTTCAAGAAGGCCTGA
- a CDS encoding helix-turn-helix transcriptional regulator encodes MLSGENAYLTTRELAQLLRIRERKVYDLAASGQIPCSRAMGKLLFPRQAVEAWIAGESSGGAAAKPCPAVFLGSYEPLLEWALRESGCDLAMLLDGSTDGLERFVRGEGVAAGMHIYDAALQTWNVTTVSARLLDAPVALIEFTWRERGLIVAPGSEGDFADVAALRGRRVVPRQSGAGSQVLLDQLLEQAGVAGTDVRWTDIARTESDAALAVLEGKADVSLGLRALAERLRLGFVPLLRERYDILVDRAAWFDPPLQTLMRFCRTPAFAAKAAEFAGYDVAGLGTVRFNGGRGTVG; translated from the coding sequence ATGTTAAGTGGTGAAAACGCCTATCTGACGACGCGCGAGCTGGCCCAACTACTGCGTATCAGGGAGCGCAAGGTCTATGACCTGGCAGCATCCGGTCAGATCCCCTGTTCGCGCGCGATGGGCAAGCTGCTGTTTCCGCGCCAGGCGGTCGAGGCGTGGATTGCCGGCGAGAGCAGTGGCGGTGCGGCAGCCAAACCGTGCCCGGCGGTATTTCTTGGCAGCTACGAACCGCTACTCGAATGGGCGCTGCGCGAGTCCGGTTGCGACCTGGCGATGTTGCTCGACGGCAGCACCGACGGCCTCGAGCGCTTTGTACGCGGCGAGGGTGTTGCGGCCGGCATGCATATCTACGATGCTGCGCTGCAGACCTGGAACGTCACCACGGTCAGCGCGCGTCTGCTCGACGCGCCGGTCGCGTTGATCGAGTTCACGTGGCGCGAGCGCGGCCTGATCGTCGCGCCGGGCAGTGAGGGTGACTTCGCCGATGTGGCGGCACTGCGCGGCCGGCGCGTCGTGCCACGCCAGTCCGGCGCCGGTTCACAGGTGCTGCTCGATCAACTGCTCGAGCAGGCCGGTGTCGCCGGAACCGACGTCAGGTGGACCGATATCGCGCGTACCGAGAGCGATGCCGCGCTCGCCGTTCTCGAGGGCAAGGCCGATGTCAGCCTCGGCCTGCGGGCATTGGCCGAACGGTTGCGTCTCGGCTTCGTGCCGCTGCTGCGCGAGCGTTACGACATCCTGGTGGACCGCGCTGCCTGGTTTGATCCACCGCTGCAGACGCTGATGAGGTTCTGCCGCACGCCGGCGTTTGCGGCGAAGGCTGCGGAGTTCGCCGGTTACGACGTTGCTGGCTTGGGGACGGTGCGGTTCAATGGTGGGCGGGGAACGGTTGGATAA